CGCAGCGCGTCGTCTGCTCTCAGCCGCCCCACGTCCAGCCGCTGCGCCGTCGCCGTGCTCTCCTCCTCGTTGAGGAGGAACTGGAACATCGAGGGCAGCACCGCGAAGTAGCAGAACAGCGCGCCCAGCAGGAACGCGAGCGTGCCCATGAACACGAACGGCGAGGCGTAGCGGCGCTCCTCGGGGTAGAGCCCCGGCGCCACGAAGCCCCAGATCTGCCACAGGAGCACGGGCGTCGTCAGGAAGATGCCGCAGTAGACGCCCACCTTCATGAGGACGTTGATTTCCTCGATACCCGACGTGTAGACGAGCGAGCGCCCATCGGGCGGCAGCGCGTCCAGCACCGGCCTCATCAACAAGCCGAAGATGGGCCGGGCGAACACGAGCGACACGGCCCCGAGGACGAACACCGCGGCGATGCATTTGATCAGGCGGGAACGGAGCTCCGACAGGTGCTCCATCAAACTCATCCGAAGGTCATTTTCCACGGGTACGGATCTCGGGGGCTAGCCGCTCTTGGAGGGGTCCTGCGCCACCGTGCCGGGCAGGGGCTCGGCGGTGGGAACGGGAGAGGGGGCGGGCAGTTCGGGGGAGTCGGCGGAGGCCGAGGCGGCCAGGGCACCCGGGACCGGCATGGGCGCCACCGGGGCGTCGGGCGAGGCCTCCGGCGCGGGCAGGGAGGACAGGGACTCGGACGACACGGCCGGCACCGGCGAGGGCAGCACCGCCGGCCTGCCCATGGGCACCGGGGGGCGCGGCTCGTCGTTGAACTCCTGGTCCATCTTGTAGAACTCGCGCTCCACCACCGTGCGCACGTCGTCCGTCTGCCGGCGGAACTCGCGCACGAACTTGCCGATGGCCCGGGCGAACTCGGGCAACTGCTTCGGGCCGAGCACCACCAACGCCGCCACCAAGATGAAGATCAGCTCGCCTGCACCGACGTTGAACATGCGCACGGACTCCGAATGAACCGCCCCGGGTTATGACGCCCCGGGCGGCCTGGTGCAACCCGATGAGTGCCTGTTCGCCCGGCATCCGTCCAGCGCGGACACAAGGCCCGCTCCTTCCTAGACCTTGAAGCGCCGGCTCTCGGCGCGCAGCACCTCGGACTGGCGTTGCAGGCTGTCGATCGCCTCCTCCAGCGCCTTCACCGAGCGTGCCTGATGGTCGGACACGCCCTTGATGGCCTCCACCGCCTTGAGCACCTGCTCGCTGCCCTTGGTCTGCTCCTTCTGGGCGCGGTTGAGGTGGGTGACCATCTCGTTGATGTTCTCGATGGAGCGGGTGATCTGCTTGCTGCCGTGGGCCTGCTCCTGGCTGCTTCGCTGCACGTGCACGGTGATGGCCTTCATCCGC
Above is a window of Cystobacter fuscus DNA encoding:
- a CDS encoding Sec-independent protein translocase subunit TatA/TatB, coding for MFNVGAGELIFILVAALVVLGPKQLPEFARAIGKFVREFRRQTDDVRTVVEREFYKMDQEFNDEPRPPVPMGRPAVLPSPVPAVSSESLSSLPAPEASPDAPVAPMPVPGALAASASADSPELPAPSPVPTAEPLPGTVAQDPSKSG